Proteins from one Archocentrus centrarchus isolate MPI-CPG fArcCen1 chromosome 8, fArcCen1, whole genome shotgun sequence genomic window:
- the mafk gene encoding LOW QUALITY PROTEIN: transcription factor MafK (The sequence of the model RefSeq protein was modified relative to this genomic sequence to represent the inferred CDS: inserted 2 bases in 1 codon; deleted 2 bases in 1 codon) has product MLVHCCCFVVNLVRGYAAARLLDGLYQLCQVTSPAAEETYSVSFXRTPVHRYLRPQSVSSVRFWSFVFMQGMTTNFKPSNALKVKKEVGENAPVLSDDELVAMSVRELNQHLRGLTKEDVVRLKQRRRTLKNRGYAASCRIKRVTQKEELERQKIELQQEVDKLARENASMRLELDALRAKYEALQCFARTVTRGPLSPGKVAPTSVITIVKSASQNNSSPSPFSAPS; this is encoded by the exons ATGTTggtacattgttgttgttttgtagtTAATTTAGTACGAGGATACGCCGCTGCCCGCCTG CTGGACGGTTTATACCAACTTTGTCAAGTTACTTCGCCGGCTGCTGAGGAAACGTACTCTGTCAGTTT ACGCACTCCGGTCCACAGATATCTGCGTCCACAgag TG tGTCTTCTGTGAGATTCTGGTCATTTGTCTTCATGCAGGGAATGACGACTAATTTTAAACCAAGCAATGCTTTAAAG GTCAAGAAGGAAGTAGGTGAGAATGCCCCAGTGCTCAGTGATGATGAGTTGGTTGCCATGTCTGTGCGGGAGCTCAACCAGCACCTGCGTGGGCTCACCAAGGAGGATGTTGTGCGATTGAAGCAGCGACGACGGACCCTGAAAAACCGCGGCTATGCCGCCAGCTGCCGCATCAAACGTGTTACCcaaaaggaggagctggagagacAAAAGATCGAGTTGCAGCAGGAGGTGGACAAGCTGGCCCGTGAGAATGCCAGCATGAGATTGGAGTTGGATGCCCTGCGAGCCAAGTATGAGGCTTTGCAGTGTTTCGCCCGGACTGTGACCCGGGGACCTCTCTCACCAGGCAAAGTTGCCCCCACCAGCGTCATCACCATCGTCAAATCTGCCAGCCAAAACAACTCCAGCCCATCTCCTTTCTCAGCACCTTCCTAG
- the tmem184a gene encoding transmembrane protein 184A — protein MNISSGEMTSSTENNSVVHLDAPILPDKSDVSNMTIIRTGNGSIIEDGMFLNTVIAQVLSGIFVWSALLITCHQIYTHLRSYTVPNEQRYIIRILFIVPVYAFDSWLSLLFISNDQYYVYFDSIRDCYEAFVIYNFLSLSFEYLGGESAIMSEIRGKPIQSSCMYGTCCLSGMSYSIGFLRFCKQATLQFCVVKPIMAVITIILQAFGKYHDGDFNVNGGYLYITIIYNFSVSLALYALFLFYFATSDLLRPYEPVLKFLTIKSVIFLSFWQGMVLAILERCGVIPNALFIEGHEVGAGTVAAGWQNFIICIEMFFAAIALKYAFACTVYQEKKNEVPENLPPMQSISSGLKETINPGDMVQDAIHNFSPAYQQYTQQSTQEVTLSSTNGKVATGTKSSRKSDKIMLITSDDEF, from the exons atgaATATTTCTTCGGGAGAAATGACTTCATCAACCGAAAATAATTCAGTTGTTCACCTGGATGCACCAATTCTCCCAGACAAGTCAGACGTCTCCAATATGACCATTATTAGAACAGGCAACGGATCAATCATAGAGGATGGGATGTTTTTAAACACAGTGATTGCCCAGGTCCTTTCAGGGATATTCGTCTGGTCTGCCTTGCTCATAACATGTCACCAG atCTATACACACCTTCGATCCTACACCGTCCCAAATGAGCAGCGCTACATCATCCGCATCCTGTTTATTGTGCCAGTCTATGCCTTTGATTCTTGGCTTAGCCTTCTTTTTATCAGCAACGACCAGTACTATGTCTACTTTGATTCTATTCGGGACTGCTATGAAG CGTTTGTCATTTACAATTTCCTGAGCCTGTCCTTTGAGTATCTGGGTGGAGAGAGTGCAATCATGTCAGAGATTCGAGGGAAGCCAATACA ATCAAGTTGTATGTATGGTACCTGCTGCCTCAGTGGAATGAGCTACTCCATTGGCTTTTTAAGATTCTGCAAACAG GCGACTCTCCAGTTCTGTGTTGTCAAACCCATCATGGCAGTCATCACCATCATCCTGCAGGCCTTTGGCAAATATCATGATGGAGATTTTAA TGTGAATGGAGGATACCTGTACATCACAATCATCTACAACTTCTCAGTCAGCCTGGCCCTCTACGCTCTATTCCTCTTCTACTTTGCAACAAGTGACCTGCTCAGGCCGTATGAGCCGGTGCTCAAATTTCTCACAATTAAATCTGTTATCTTCTTATCCTTCTGGCAAG GAATGGTCCTCGCTATCCTGGAACGCTGTGGTGTCATTCCCAATGCGCTTTTCATCGAGGGACACGAGGTCGGAGCCGGCACGGTGGCGGCAGGCTGGCAGAACTTTATTATCTGCATTGAAATGTTCTTTGCAGCCATTGCCCTCAAATACGCCTTCGCCTGCACTGTCtaccaggagaaaaaaaatgaggtgcCAG AAAACCTCCCTCCAATGCAGAGCATCTCCAGCGGTCTGAAGGAAACGATAAACCCGGGAGACATGGTGCAGGATGCCATACACAACTTCTCTCCAGCCTACCAGCAGTACACCCAGCAATCCACACAGGAGGTGACCCTGTCCAGCACAAATGGAAAAGTGGCCACAGGCACCAAGAGCTCCCGCAAGTCTGACAAAATCATGCTGATTACATCTGATGATGAGTTCTAG
- the psmg3 gene encoding proteasome assembly chaperone 3, which translates to MSEPVIKTKQAQREVNGIPTEVICTEFSNYIFVVLTQYGKIGTLISVTPDSRSNDISTPTFSTKVLLGRDEPLTHVCAKNLAMFVSQESGNRPVLLGLALKDSTIDAIKQIKEIIKSCQVW; encoded by the exons ATGTCTGAGCCTGTCATCAAAACGAAACAAGCTCAGAGAGAAGTCAATGGAATTCCAACAGAAGTCATCTGTACAGAGTTCAGTAATTACATATTTGTAGTTCTCACTCAGTATGGCAAAATTGGGACATTGATCTCTGTCACACCCGACTCCAGATCTAATGATATCAGCACCCCAACATTCTCCACTAAAGTACTGCTGGGCAGAGATGAG CCTCTGACACATGTCTGTGCCAAAAACCTGGCAATGTTCGTGTCACAGGAATCTGGCAACCGGCCTGTCTTACTGGGACTGGCACTGAAAGATTCCACCATAGatgcaataaaacaaattaaagagatCATCAAAAGCTGTCAAGTCTGGTAG